One region of Vibrio sp. FE10 genomic DNA includes:
- a CDS encoding potassium channel family protein, whose translation MSDKQYAVIGLGRFGLSVCKELQSSGAQVLAVDIDEERVKEAAAFVSQAIVANCTSEETVKELRLDDYDMVMVSIGSDVNSSILTTLVVKESGAKAVWVKANDKFHGKILAKIGADHIIMPERDMGIRVARKMLDRRVLEFIDLGSGLAMTEIVIGSKLLGKQLRDLKLCKEVGVEVLGFKRGPNLTKAPELDVSLEIGDVVIIAGPKDTLSRKLRNW comes from the coding sequence ATGAGCGACAAACAATATGCAGTTATCGGCTTGGGGCGTTTTGGTCTATCTGTCTGCAAAGAGCTGCAAAGCTCAGGGGCGCAAGTATTAGCCGTCGATATTGATGAAGAGCGAGTGAAAGAAGCGGCGGCTTTTGTTTCACAAGCGATTGTTGCGAACTGCACGAGCGAAGAAACGGTAAAAGAGTTAAGGCTTGACGATTACGACATGGTAATGGTGTCGATTGGCTCTGATGTTAACTCAAGCATTCTAACGACGTTGGTAGTGAAAGAGTCTGGCGCTAAGGCTGTTTGGGTGAAGGCGAACGATAAGTTTCACGGCAAGATCTTAGCTAAGATTGGCGCTGACCATATCATAATGCCAGAGCGAGATATGGGGATCCGAGTTGCGCGTAAGATGTTGGACCGACGCGTTCTTGAATTTATCGACCTAGGTAGTGGCTTAGCGATGACAGAAATTGTTATTGGCTCAAAGTTATTAGGTAAGCAACTTCGCGACCTAAAGTTGTGCAAAGAGGTAGGGGTTGAAGTACTTGGCTTCAAGCGCGGCCCGAACCTAACCAAAGCCCCTGAACTTGATGTCAGTTTAGAGATCGGTGATGTGGTGATCATCGCTGGTCCGAAAGATACCTTGTCTAGAAAGTTACGTAACTGGTAA
- a CDS encoding OmpA family protein, with product MKKLSKIMCAVVAASGLAAAPSIAATTYVGAKVGVGWLDSACVSGEKCDDDAIGAGIYSGYNFNDKFGIELSSDFLGDYKTSFSKNGTTAAFSDPLIAISLTPMYRLPVQQEFDVFFKAGPAYISHGGEDDVVLSAGIGVEKQLSSDWALRVEYQYFDDFDDNFVQDLNSNLLSVGVSYNFGTGNTTASAAAAAASAVAVTQAPSESITEPAVVVEEKTTVVVTKAQTESYSQEMFATNSTELSTDGKIALQPLVEVLKAHPQSNVVVVGHTDSTGAAEYNMMISKKRAAAVAAHIEEQGIAADRITATGEGEENPVASNDTAEGRAQNRRVDATIPGFEYQQEVKVEEVIVEAAE from the coding sequence ATGAAAAAATTGTCAAAAATCATGTGTGCTGTTGTAGCCGCTTCAGGCTTAGCAGCAGCTCCTTCTATTGCTGCAACGACTTACGTGGGTGCAAAAGTGGGCGTGGGCTGGCTAGACAGCGCATGCGTAAGCGGTGAAAAGTGTGATGATGATGCAATTGGTGCTGGCATCTACTCTGGTTACAATTTTAATGACAAGTTTGGTATTGAGCTAAGCTCAGACTTCCTTGGCGACTACAAGACAAGCTTTTCAAAGAACGGCACAACAGCTGCGTTCAGCGATCCACTGATCGCAATCTCTCTAACTCCAATGTACCGTCTACCAGTACAACAAGAGTTTGACGTATTCTTCAAAGCGGGGCCTGCATACATTTCACACGGTGGCGAAGATGACGTTGTTCTTTCTGCTGGTATCGGTGTAGAGAAGCAACTGTCTTCTGATTGGGCATTACGTGTTGAATACCAATACTTTGATGATTTCGACGACAACTTCGTTCAAGACCTAAACTCGAACCTACTTTCTGTTGGTGTTAGCTACAACTTCGGTACAGGTAACACAACTGCATCAGCGGCTGCAGCAGCAGCTTCTGCAGTAGCAGTGACTCAAGCGCCATCTGAGTCAATCACAGAGCCAGCAGTTGTTGTTGAAGAGAAAACAACAGTCGTTGTGACTAAAGCGCAAACAGAGAGCTACTCTCAAGAAATGTTCGCGACTAACAGCACTGAACTGTCTACAGACGGTAAGATTGCACTACAACCATTGGTTGAAGTACTTAAAGCTCACCCTCAATCAAACGTTGTTGTTGTTGGTCACACTGACTCAACAGGTGCAGCTGAATACAACATGATGATCTCTAAGAAACGTGCTGCTGCAGTCGCTGCACACATCGAAGAGCAAGGCATTGCTGCTGACCGCATCACTGCAACAGGTGAAGGCGAAGAAAACCCAGTTGCATCGAATGATACAGCTGAAGGCCGTGCTCAAAACCGTCGTGTTGACGCAACGATCCCTGGTTTTGAATACCAGCAAGAAGTGAAAGTTGAAGAAGTTATCGTAGAAGCTGCCGAATAA
- the phnX gene encoding phosphonoacetaldehyde hydrolase, producing MNTTSPIQAVIFDWAGTIVDFGSFAPTSIFVEAFKQGFDFDIVLAEAREPMGIGKWDHIQAVGRIPAVDARWNAQFGRSMTSEDVDAIYAAFMPLQKAKVADHAAPILNAIEVVNNLKEKNVKIGSCSGYPREVMDVLIPAAADYGYLPDNVVATDDLPQGGRPAPFMALKNAIDLGVTNVAACVKVDDAAPGIDEGHNAGMWTVGLVLSGNEAGLTYQEYVDADEATLAAAREKASIKLNKSNPHYLIDTIADLPSVIADIEKRLLSGERP from the coding sequence ATGAACACAACATCACCTATCCAAGCGGTTATCTTTGACTGGGCTGGCACTATCGTTGATTTCGGCTCGTTTGCTCCAACCAGTATTTTTGTTGAAGCATTCAAGCAAGGTTTCGACTTTGATATTGTTCTAGCAGAAGCACGTGAACCTATGGGTATCGGCAAATGGGATCACATCCAAGCGGTGGGTCGAATTCCAGCTGTTGACGCTCGTTGGAATGCTCAATTCGGGCGCTCAATGACCAGTGAAGACGTTGATGCGATCTACGCGGCATTCATGCCTCTTCAGAAAGCAAAAGTAGCAGACCACGCAGCACCAATTTTAAACGCCATTGAAGTGGTAAATAACCTAAAAGAGAAGAATGTAAAAATCGGCTCTTGTTCTGGTTACCCACGTGAAGTGATGGACGTACTGATTCCAGCTGCAGCAGATTACGGTTATCTTCCTGACAACGTAGTAGCGACTGATGACTTACCGCAAGGCGGTCGCCCCGCTCCATTCATGGCGCTTAAAAACGCCATTGACTTAGGTGTGACGAACGTCGCTGCGTGTGTGAAAGTGGATGACGCTGCTCCAGGTATCGATGAAGGCCACAACGCAGGCATGTGGACAGTAGGCCTTGTACTATCGGGCAACGAAGCAGGCTTAACCTACCAAGAATATGTGGATGCCGACGAAGCGACACTTGCAGCTGCACGAGAAAAAGCAAGCATTAAGCTAAACAAATCAAACCCGCACTACCTGATCGATACTATTGCCGACTTACCTAGCGTGATCGCCGATATCGAGAAACGTTTACTATCGGGTGAGCGTCCATAA
- the aroG gene encoding 3-deoxy-7-phosphoheptulonate synthase AroG codes for MFQTDDVRINKVKELLPPVAVLEKFPATEVASSTTFESRKAIHNILEESDDRLLVIVGPCSIHDTEAALEYGKRLKVLRDELGDNLEIVMRVYFEKPRTTVGWKGLINDPYMNDTFKLNDGLRLGRKLLLDLTDMGMPTASEFLDMITPQYVADLISWGAIGARTTESQVHRELASGLSCPVGFKNGTDGNIKIATDAIRSASASHHFLSVTKYGHSAIIETVGNPDCHIILRGGKEPNYSAEHVGKIKEELAASGLPQKVMIDFSHANSSKQFKRQMNVSDDVSAQISGGDKAIFGVMIESHLVEGRQDLVDGKAATYGQSVTDACIGWEDTETVLRQLADAVEARRNK; via the coding sequence ATGTTCCAGACTGATGATGTAAGAATTAACAAAGTAAAAGAGTTATTACCACCTGTTGCTGTTTTAGAAAAGTTTCCAGCGACAGAAGTTGCTTCTTCTACAACCTTTGAAAGCCGCAAAGCGATCCACAATATTCTAGAAGAAAGCGACGACCGCTTGCTTGTTATTGTTGGCCCATGTTCTATTCATGACACAGAAGCTGCGCTTGAGTATGGTAAACGTTTGAAAGTACTACGCGACGAACTAGGCGATAACCTTGAAATCGTAATGCGTGTTTACTTTGAAAAACCACGTACAACTGTTGGTTGGAAAGGCCTAATCAACGACCCGTACATGAACGATACGTTCAAGCTAAATGACGGTCTTCGTCTTGGACGTAAGCTTCTGCTTGACCTAACTGATATGGGAATGCCTACGGCAAGTGAATTCCTAGATATGATCACACCTCAATACGTAGCAGACCTAATCAGCTGGGGTGCAATCGGCGCACGTACGACAGAATCTCAAGTTCACCGTGAATTGGCTTCTGGCTTATCTTGCCCAGTTGGCTTTAAGAACGGTACTGATGGCAACATCAAGATCGCAACAGACGCGATTCGTTCGGCAAGTGCTTCGCACCACTTCTTATCTGTAACTAAGTACGGACACTCAGCAATTATTGAAACAGTGGGTAACCCTGACTGTCATATCATTTTACGTGGCGGTAAAGAGCCAAACTACAGCGCTGAGCATGTAGGTAAAATCAAAGAAGAACTAGCGGCGTCAGGCCTTCCACAAAAGGTAATGATTGATTTCAGCCACGCAAACAGCTCTAAGCAGTTTAAGCGTCAAATGAATGTATCTGATGACGTTAGTGCTCAAATCTCTGGCGGCGACAAAGCTATCTTTGGTGTGATGATTGAATCTCACCTTGTTGAAGGTCGCCAAGATCTTGTTGATGGTAAAGCTGCAACTTACGGCCAATCTGTTACTGATGCATGTATTGGTTGGGAAGATACTGAAACAGTACTTCGCCAGTTGGCAGACGCTGTTGAAGCTCGCCGCAACAAATAG
- a CDS encoding mechanosensitive ion channel family protein, producing the protein MNEFITQVQTYINQSHSDWGNSVLFITIASFFAWVAWRIIHNRLEILVKRTPFHWDDLLLEALKTPVSTLLWCWPGTVSLGLILQDQFGNEINWLRTLKHILIICTFVWFTLRMITNSEAYVLKQKTRDETTVQAIAKVARLFFMVMGGLTIMQAFGLSLSGLLTFGGVGGLIVGLAAKDLLSNFFGGMMIYFDRPFKVGDWIRSPDRQIEGTVERIGWRMTIIRTFDKRPLYVPNSVFSNIVVENPSRMLNRRINETFGLRYQDANKLALIVNDVKAMLETHPDIDAKQTLIVNFDKFGPSTLNFFIYTFTKTVNWVRYHEVKQDVLLQVLAIIHKHNADIAFPTQTLKIDPQGFNEAQAIVTSNPEAHQ; encoded by the coding sequence ATGAATGAATTCATCACCCAAGTACAAACCTACATCAACCAGAGCCATAGTGATTGGGGCAACAGCGTCCTGTTCATCACTATTGCAAGCTTTTTCGCTTGGGTTGCTTGGCGAATTATCCATAATCGCCTAGAAATCTTAGTCAAAAGAACCCCATTTCATTGGGATGACCTTTTATTAGAAGCCTTAAAAACGCCAGTTAGTACACTACTTTGGTGTTGGCCTGGTACTGTGTCGCTCGGGTTGATTCTTCAAGACCAATTTGGCAATGAAATCAACTGGCTAAGAACACTTAAGCATATTCTGATTATATGTACCTTTGTTTGGTTCACTCTGAGAATGATCACGAACTCAGAGGCCTATGTTTTAAAGCAGAAGACCAGAGACGAAACCACCGTTCAGGCTATCGCGAAAGTCGCTCGCTTGTTCTTCATGGTGATGGGTGGCCTCACAATCATGCAGGCATTCGGCCTCAGCCTTTCAGGTTTGCTGACATTCGGTGGCGTGGGTGGCTTAATCGTCGGTTTGGCGGCTAAAGACTTACTGTCGAACTTCTTTGGTGGGATGATGATTTACTTCGACCGTCCTTTTAAAGTCGGAGATTGGATTCGCTCACCAGATCGTCAAATTGAAGGAACTGTTGAACGTATTGGCTGGCGCATGACCATCATTCGTACCTTTGATAAGCGCCCTTTGTACGTGCCAAATTCCGTGTTCAGTAACATTGTGGTAGAAAACCCATCAAGAATGCTGAACCGCAGAATCAATGAAACTTTTGGGCTTCGCTATCAAGATGCAAACAAACTGGCTCTGATTGTGAATGACGTAAAAGCCATGCTCGAAACGCACCCTGACATTGATGCTAAGCAGACGTTGATCGTTAACTTTGATAAGTTTGGCCCATCAACGCTCAACTTCTTTATCTACACCTTCACAAAAACGGTCAATTGGGTGAGATACCACGAAGTTAAACAGGACGTTCTATTACAAGTGTTAGCGATTATTCATAAGCACAATGCTGATATCGCCTTCCCAACACAAACACTTAAGATCGATCCTCAAGGTTTTAACGAAGCTCAAGCTATCGTCACTTCCAATCCAGAAGCTCATCAATAA
- a CDS encoding OsmC family protein: protein MQAEVKWVEGFKFLGQSQSGHSIVMDGSGGATAPSPMEMVLMAAGGCSSVDVVDGLKSAGQNITGCNAKLETTRRETAPKIFTVINIHFEVSGDNLDPELVAKVCADSLEKYCSVCLMLGAGVEMTHSWEII, encoded by the coding sequence ATGCAAGCAGAAGTTAAATGGGTCGAAGGCTTTAAATTCCTAGGTCAATCTCAATCAGGCCATTCTATCGTTATGGACGGAAGCGGTGGTGCTACAGCGCCAAGCCCTATGGAGATGGTGCTGATGGCCGCTGGTGGTTGTAGCTCTGTTGATGTCGTAGATGGTTTGAAATCGGCAGGCCAGAACATCACAGGCTGTAATGCAAAACTTGAAACCACACGTCGTGAAACGGCGCCAAAAATCTTCACTGTGATTAATATTCATTTTGAAGTATCTGGTGACAACCTTGATCCTGAGTTGGTTGCTAAGGTCTGTGCGGATTCGTTAGAGAAATACTGTTCAGTATGCCTAATGCTGGGCGCGGGCGTAGAGATGACCCACAGCTGGGAAATCATCTAG
- the msrB gene encoding peptide-methionine (R)-S-oxide reductase MsrB, with translation MNKLSKILVSLVVALPLISLFVSQTGTANTMDKTANSGKSEIATLAGGCFWCTESDLEKLTGVTDVISGYSGGELENPTYKQVSSGKSGHIEVINVTYNPDVVSYEQVLDQFFRHMDPTDDKGSFVDRGPQYRPAVFYHNQEQKDVAQSFMMEIDKAQIFGEPLKTELIKFEKFWPAEDYHQDYYKKSKVRYNYYRYASGRDQYLDKVFGDDRKENPKTIRQIIDGKNATANAKTYSKPSDAEIKASLTSLQYDVTQDDATERPFDNKYWDNKQEGIYVDIVTGEPLFSSKDKYKSGTGWPSFTQPISEAYVVTTTDYKLLYPRTEVRSKFGDSHLGHVFKDGPKPTGLRYCMNSAAMRFIPADKLAEEGYEEYIEMFEG, from the coding sequence ATGAATAAATTATCTAAAATATTGGTATCACTCGTGGTTGCGCTACCACTGATTTCGCTGTTTGTGAGCCAGACTGGCACTGCCAATACAATGGATAAAACGGCGAATTCAGGCAAAAGTGAAATCGCGACACTGGCCGGTGGTTGTTTTTGGTGTACAGAATCCGATCTGGAGAAGTTGACTGGCGTCACCGATGTTATCTCTGGGTATTCTGGTGGTGAATTAGAAAATCCAACCTACAAACAAGTTTCATCAGGTAAGTCTGGTCACATCGAAGTGATCAACGTGACTTATAACCCTGATGTGGTGAGTTACGAACAGGTGCTTGACCAATTCTTCAGACACATGGACCCAACTGATGACAAAGGTTCATTCGTTGACAGAGGCCCACAATATCGACCTGCGGTTTTCTATCATAACCAAGAGCAAAAAGACGTCGCTCAGAGCTTCATGATGGAAATCGATAAGGCTCAGATCTTTGGTGAACCACTAAAAACTGAACTGATTAAGTTTGAAAAGTTCTGGCCAGCAGAGGATTACCATCAAGATTATTACAAGAAGAGCAAGGTTCGTTACAACTACTACCGCTACGCTTCTGGTCGTGATCAGTACCTAGATAAAGTCTTCGGTGATGATAGAAAAGAAAACCCGAAAACGATCCGTCAGATCATCGATGGTAAGAATGCGACAGCCAATGCTAAGACATACAGCAAGCCGTCTGATGCAGAGATCAAAGCGTCTCTAACTTCACTGCAATACGATGTGACACAAGACGACGCAACAGAGCGCCCGTTTGACAACAAATACTGGGATAACAAGCAAGAAGGTATTTACGTCGACATCGTAACAGGTGAGCCTTTGTTCTCTTCAAAAGACAAATACAAATCAGGTACAGGTTGGCCGAGCTTTACACAGCCAATTAGCGAGGCTTATGTCGTAACGACTACTGACTACAAGCTGCTTTACCCAAGAACAGAGGTTCGCAGTAAATTTGGTGACTCTCATCTAGGACATGTCTTTAAAGATGGTCCAAAGCCAACAGGTTTACGCTACTGCATGAACTCAGCCGCTATGCGCTTTATCCCAGCAGATAAATTGGCTGAAGAAGGCTACGAAGAATATATTGAAATGTTCGAAGGCTAA
- a CDS encoding mannose-1-phosphate guanylyltransferase/mannose-6-phosphate isomerase — protein MILPVILAGGSGSRLWPLSRELYPKQFLNIAGEQSMLQQTLQRLQGLEGHLNSSECADPLIICNEEHRFIAAEQARSANIQHSGILLEPVGRNTAPAIALAALQALGKSTHNEQNSSDPILLVLAADHHIANTSEFQQVISRGVDYAKQGKLVTFGITPNAPETGYGYIKQGEPLSPLVQTDTNAKEQSAHHAYAIECFVEKPDQATAAEYIRSELYLWNSGMFMFKASRYLEELAEHHPDILAACKLALSKQNTDLDFIRIDADAFKNSPSDSIDYAVMEKTSHAAVIPMDVGWNDIGSWSAIWDVSDKDEHNNVIEGDVLTVDSQHNYIHAENKLVATVGVENLIIVETKDAILVASKDKVQGVKSIVSQLNQAGRTEHIYHREVFRPWGKYDVIDLGKRDKVKRITVNAGHRLSLQMHHHRAEHWVVVAGTAKVTNDDKTYLIEEDQSTYIPLGHIHSLENPGEVPLEMIEVQTGSHLSEDDIIRYQDSYGRDVRNQETDSSQNNKSK, from the coding sequence ATGATTTTACCTGTCATTCTAGCTGGCGGCTCTGGTAGCCGCCTCTGGCCACTGTCTCGAGAGCTCTACCCTAAGCAGTTCCTCAACATTGCTGGCGAACAGTCAATGCTTCAGCAGACCCTTCAACGCCTGCAAGGCCTTGAAGGTCACCTAAATAGTAGTGAATGTGCTGATCCTTTAATCATCTGCAATGAAGAGCATCGCTTTATTGCTGCGGAACAAGCTCGATCGGCTAACATCCAACACAGTGGTATTTTGCTAGAGCCTGTCGGTCGAAACACGGCTCCAGCCATTGCATTAGCGGCATTACAAGCTTTAGGTAAATCAACCCATAATGAGCAAAATTCATCAGACCCGATCTTATTAGTACTGGCTGCTGATCATCACATCGCTAACACCTCTGAATTCCAACAAGTGATCAGTCGCGGTGTTGATTACGCGAAGCAAGGCAAACTGGTGACATTCGGCATCACACCCAACGCTCCAGAAACGGGTTATGGCTATATCAAACAAGGGGAACCTCTTTCCCCTCTCGTGCAAACTGATACCAATGCTAAAGAGCAGTCTGCGCATCATGCTTACGCTATTGAATGCTTCGTTGAGAAACCCGATCAAGCGACAGCAGCAGAGTACATTCGCTCAGAGCTGTACTTATGGAACAGTGGCATGTTCATGTTTAAAGCATCTCGCTACCTTGAAGAACTTGCTGAACATCACCCAGATATCTTAGCCGCTTGCAAACTCGCTCTTTCAAAGCAAAATACCGACCTCGACTTCATCCGTATCGACGCTGACGCGTTTAAAAACAGCCCAAGCGATTCTATCGATTATGCCGTGATGGAAAAGACCTCACACGCCGCAGTGATCCCGATGGATGTTGGTTGGAATGATATTGGCTCGTGGTCAGCTATCTGGGATGTCAGTGATAAAGATGAGCATAACAACGTCATTGAAGGTGATGTGTTAACCGTCGATTCTCAACACAACTACATTCATGCAGAAAATAAGCTGGTCGCGACGGTAGGCGTCGAAAACCTCATTATTGTCGAAACCAAAGATGCAATATTGGTTGCGAGTAAAGATAAAGTGCAGGGCGTGAAATCGATTGTTAGCCAACTGAATCAAGCAGGTCGAACTGAACACATTTACCACCGAGAAGTCTTTAGGCCTTGGGGTAAATACGATGTGATCGATCTAGGCAAGCGCGACAAAGTGAAGCGCATTACAGTCAACGCTGGTCATAGGCTTTCGCTGCAAATGCATCACCATAGGGCTGAACATTGGGTGGTAGTGGCAGGTACTGCGAAGGTAACCAACGACGATAAAACATATCTAATCGAAGAAGACCAATCGACTTACATTCCGCTAGGTCATATTCACAGCCTAGAGAACCCCGGAGAAGTACCTCTCGAGATGATCGAAGTACAAACCGGTAGCCATTTAAGTGAAGACGATATCATTCGATATCAAGACAGCTATGGGCGAGACGTTCGAAACCAAGAAACTGATTCATCTCAAAACAACAAATCGAAATAA
- a CDS encoding phosphomannomutase CpsG (capsular polysaccharide biosynthesis protein; catalyzes the formation of D-mannose 6-phosphate from alpha-D-mannose 1-phosphate) — protein sequence MKPTLDLSCFKNNDIRGLIGEQINGYFAYLLGKAFGEYVLSATPETSFDGLAQVVIGRDNRETSLSLQEAMTKGLIESGIAVIDLGTTGTEEIYFATRHLEAVGGVQITASHNPINYNGMKLVGLDASPISKNSGLDKVKQRIADLDQELNNDLPISHVQPNNSSRSTSIIAPYVDHLLSYFNPSKLSPMKIVVNSGNGVAGHVIDALESRFSEFSVPITFIKVHHAPDGKFPNGIPNPLIKENQTATRNAILEHSADLGIAWDGDFDRCFFFDEKGNYIEGYYIVGLLAEAFLLKEPNATVLHDMRMTWNTIEVANKLGGKAIAVKAGHALIKEKMRELNAVYGGEMSAHHYFRDFGYCDSGMIPWLLVIELISETQQSLHQLTSSSMDRFPSSGEINRKVSEPEQVMAYVLSHYQVDAVEIDHTDGLSMNMGTWRFNLRKSNTEPLIRLNVETKQDRTLLSQKVEELLNLICTNSGLIK from the coding sequence GTGAAACCAACATTAGACCTTAGCTGCTTTAAGAACAACGATATTCGCGGCCTCATTGGTGAGCAAATCAATGGGTATTTTGCCTACCTGCTCGGCAAAGCATTTGGCGAATACGTCCTATCCGCGACACCTGAAACTTCATTCGATGGCTTGGCTCAAGTGGTGATTGGCCGTGATAACCGAGAAACGTCCCTTTCATTACAAGAAGCCATGACCAAAGGCTTAATCGAGTCTGGGATCGCCGTCATAGACCTAGGTACGACTGGCACTGAAGAGATCTACTTTGCAACTCGCCACCTAGAAGCGGTTGGTGGAGTCCAAATTACGGCAAGCCATAATCCAATCAATTACAACGGAATGAAATTAGTTGGTTTGGACGCTAGTCCGATAAGTAAAAACAGTGGTTTAGATAAAGTCAAACAACGTATTGCAGATCTAGATCAAGAGTTGAACAACGACTTACCTATCAGTCATGTACAACCAAATAACTCTAGTAGATCGACCAGCATTATCGCCCCTTATGTAGATCACCTACTCTCGTATTTTAACCCGTCAAAGTTATCACCAATGAAGATTGTAGTTAATTCTGGCAACGGTGTTGCAGGGCATGTTATCGATGCTTTAGAGAGTCGTTTCAGCGAATTCAGTGTTCCTATCACCTTCATCAAGGTTCACCATGCTCCAGACGGAAAATTTCCCAATGGCATTCCCAACCCATTGATTAAAGAAAACCAAACAGCGACTCGAAATGCAATCTTAGAGCATTCCGCTGATCTAGGCATTGCCTGGGATGGTGATTTTGACCGCTGTTTTTTCTTTGACGAAAAAGGCAATTACATTGAGGGTTATTATATTGTCGGATTGCTTGCTGAAGCGTTCTTACTAAAAGAACCGAATGCAACCGTATTACACGATATGCGTATGACATGGAACACGATTGAAGTCGCCAACAAACTTGGTGGGAAGGCTATTGCTGTCAAAGCTGGACATGCTCTCATCAAAGAGAAGATGAGAGAATTAAATGCGGTGTACGGTGGTGAAATGAGTGCGCACCATTATTTCCGTGATTTTGGGTATTGCGATTCAGGAATGATTCCTTGGCTCTTAGTGATTGAACTGATCAGCGAGACTCAACAATCTCTTCATCAATTGACCAGCTCGAGTATGGATAGATTCCCTTCTTCAGGAGAGATCAATCGTAAGGTTTCAGAACCAGAACAAGTCATGGCTTATGTGTTGTCACACTATCAAGTTGATGCCGTTGAGATCGATCACACAGACGGGCTCAGCATGAATATGGGCACGTGGCGCTTTAACTTAAGAAAGTCCAATACAGAGCCGCTGATACGCCTCAACGTAGAAACCAAGCAAGATAGAACTTTGCTGTCACAAAAAGTGGAAGAGCTACTTAACCTAATCTGTACTAATTCAGGCCTAATCAAATAA
- a CDS encoding TrkH family potassium uptake protein: MNSLKRKGTFYTLNTDKKPRKGSEPKIILTSFLGVLIPSAILLTLPVFSVTGLSFTDALFTATSAISVTGLGVVDTGDHFTLAGKILLMFLMQVGGLGQMTLSAVLLYMFGVRLSLKQQALAKEALGQDRKINLRKLVKKIIIFALVAEFVGFVLLCFRWVPEMGWATGSFYALFHAISAFNNAGFALFSDSMMSFVDDPLVIFTLAGLFIFGGLGFTVVGDLSSNWRKGFQHLHLHTKIMLTATPTLLLVGTVMFWLLERNNSATMEGLSIQGQWLAAFFQSASARTAGFNSVDLSQYTQPALLVMIVLMLIGAGSTSTGGGIKVSTFAVAFVATWTFLRQKKHVVMFKRTVTWQAVTKSLAIIVVSGALLTTAMFLLMLTEKAAFDRVMFEVISAFATVGLTAGLTANLTEPGKYIMIVVMVIGRIGPLTLAYMLARPEPSLLKYPEDTVLTG, encoded by the coding sequence ATGAATTCGTTGAAACGAAAAGGTACTTTCTACACGCTCAATACAGATAAAAAGCCACGCAAAGGCTCTGAGCCGAAGATTATCCTTACGAGTTTCCTAGGTGTTCTTATCCCTTCTGCAATCTTGCTGACGCTGCCAGTCTTCTCTGTGACAGGTCTTAGCTTTACAGATGCGTTGTTTACTGCCACATCTGCAATCAGTGTGACAGGCTTGGGCGTTGTCGACACGGGTGATCACTTCACTTTGGCGGGCAAAATCTTGCTGATGTTTTTGATGCAAGTCGGTGGGTTAGGTCAAATGACCCTGTCTGCGGTACTGCTCTATATGTTTGGTGTCCGATTAAGTCTTAAACAACAAGCATTGGCGAAAGAAGCGCTTGGGCAAGATCGTAAGATTAACCTGCGTAAGTTAGTGAAGAAGATCATCATCTTTGCATTGGTGGCGGAGTTTGTCGGTTTTGTGTTGCTCTGTTTCCGTTGGGTTCCAGAAATGGGATGGGCAACGGGAAGCTTTTATGCACTCTTCCACGCTATATCTGCATTCAATAACGCAGGCTTTGCGCTATTCTCAGACAGTATGATGAGTTTTGTTGATGATCCATTGGTGATCTTTACCTTAGCGGGCTTGTTCATCTTTGGTGGATTAGGTTTCACGGTAGTCGGCGATTTATCGAGTAACTGGCGTAAAGGCTTCCAACACCTGCACTTACACACCAAGATCATGCTGACCGCGACACCAACTTTGTTGTTGGTGGGTACGGTTATGTTTTGGTTATTGGAGAGAAATAACTCTGCAACGATGGAAGGACTTTCTATCCAAGGCCAGTGGTTAGCGGCATTTTTCCAATCGGCGAGTGCTCGTACTGCCGGTTTCAACAGTGTCGATTTGTCTCAGTATACGCAACCTGCATTGTTGGTGATGATTGTACTGATGTTGATTGGTGCTGGTTCAACTTCGACTGGTGGTGGTATTAAGGTCTCGACCTTTGCGGTTGCATTTGTCGCGACTTGGACCTTCCTGCGTCAGAAAAAGCATGTCGTGATGTTTAAGCGCACCGTTACTTGGCAAGCGGTAACAAAGTCATTGGCGATTATTGTGGTTAGTGGAGCATTATTAACCACCGCAATGTTTTTGTTAATGCTTACTGAAAAAGCCGCATTTGACCGAGTGATGTTTGAGGTGATTTCTGCCTTTGCAACCGTCGGACTAACGGCAGGACTAACAGCAAACCTAACGGAACCGGGTAAATACATCATGATTGTCGTGATGGTAATCGGGCGTATTGGTCCTTTGACTTTGGCGTACATGTTGGCTCGTCCAGAACCTTCCTTGTTGAAATATCCCGAAGATACTGTGCTAACGGGTTAA